One region of Salvia miltiorrhiza cultivar Shanhuang (shh) chromosome 3, IMPLAD_Smil_shh, whole genome shotgun sequence genomic DNA includes:
- the LOC131018141 gene encoding F-box/kelch-repeat protein At3g23880-like translates to MNEKKSLLSEPPISRYSLEITISPYSLEITTLLPLQIWGFCNGLFCVLSERPERVYLWNPSTRTSKKLPEISSPGYVRSYGFGWVESSDEYKVFVLLVHYDYYRGIDNWVGKVYSSKTKSWKTTGYLPVSWERGVFAGGKLYWMSSVYQDINFLDLKSEVFGRIELPFDHEFCRKWYWFVDVLGGLLCVLCHIELNSNAVRVWVMKEEAWKRVATFAHLVELLQPSPLLVDHKGEILVNCGSILLAYNRQDNVFREHEVYHCGTVHVYVDVESLVSPEDL, encoded by the exons ATGAATGAGAAGAAA TCGTTGCTGAGTGAACCACCTATCAGTCGATATTCACTAGAGATTACTATCAGTCCATATTCACTAGAGATTACTACATTGCTGCCACTTCAAATTTGGGGATTCTGTAATGGGCTGTTCTGCGTTCTCAGCGAACGGCCAGAAAGAGTTTACTTGTGGAACCCATCGACTCGGACCTCCAAGAAACTGCCAGAAATTTCTAGTCCCGGCTATGTTCGTAGTTACGGATTCGGTTGGGTTGAATCGAGTGATGAGTACAAGGTGTTTGTGCTTTTGGTTCATTATGATTATTATCGAGGGATTGATAACTGGGTTGGTAAAGTTTATAGTTCAAAGacaaaatcatggaaaacaaCCGGTTATTTACCTGTAAGTTGGGAAAGAGGCGTGTTTGCAGGTGGGAAGCTTTACTGGATGAGTAGTGTATATCAAGATATTAATTTCTTGGACTTGAAAAGTGAGGTGTTTGGAAGGATTGAGCTTCCCTTTGATCACGAGTTTTGCAGGAAATGGTACTGGTTTGTGGATGTGCTTGGTGGCTTACTTTGTGTGCTATGTCATATTGAACTTAATAGCAATGCCGTTCGAGTTTGGGTTATGAAGGAAGAAGCTTGGAAGAGAGTGGCGACGTTTGCTCATCTTGTTGAGCTTCTTCAACCATCACCATTGCTGGTGGATCATAAGGGAGAGATTTTGGTCAATTGTGGATCCATCTTGTTAGCTTACAATCGTCAGGATAATGTGTTCCGCGAGCATGAGGTTTACCATTGCGGTACTGTACATGTCTACGTTGATGTTGAAAGTTTAGTCTCGCCTGAAGATTTATGA
- the LOC131016957 gene encoding transcription initiation factor TFIID subunit 4b-like encodes MAINSKAREDWEKKQAETEKSQKVSESESSTGADADKEKDENRGKLVKVNKEEDDKMRATAANVAVRAATGVGDITSRWQLMIEANQKQGGTDISSGPQTNKDVGRKPLATSTRNTRENQESEKRDSSVALTTPASIRKVGRNQVVVPRLARSISVKDVIALLEREPQMSKSTLLYRLYHKVSADAVSE; translated from the exons ATGGCCATAAATTCCAAAGCTCGTGAAGATTGGGAGAAAAAGCAGGCTGAAACTGAAAAGTCCCAGAAGGTGAGTGAA TCTGAAAGCAGTACAGGAGCTGATGCTGATAAGGAGAAGGATGAAAATCGTGGAAAATTAGTGAAG GTTAAcaaagaggaagatgataaaatgCGTGCGACAGCTGCAAATGTTGCTGTTCGAGCTGCTACTGGAGTGGGTGATATTACATCAAGATGGCAATTAATGATCGAGGCCAACCAGAAACAGGGAGGAACTGACATATCATCCGGTCCTCAGACTAACAAAGACGTGGGACGAAAGCCTTTAGCAACCTCTACAAGAAACAcaagggaaaatcaagaatccGAAAAGCGGGATTCTTCTGTTGCTCTTACAACTCCTG CATCGATCAGAAAAGTGGGACGAAATCAAGTTGTTGTACCACGGCTGGCTCGGAGCATTTCAGTGAAGGATGTGATTGCATTATTAGAAAGAGAGCCTCAAATGTCGAAATCCACACTGCTCTACCGCTTATATCACAAGGTTAGCGCCGATGCTGTCAGCGAATAA
- the LOC131018142 gene encoding uncharacterized protein LOC131018142 — protein sequence MAKRRCVLSTEDGSDGSVTTSRRLLFSLPTPSATDMATPIIFGPECSHALTTQSRSLRDKTSKKRKRRVLIVDTGGSVPISQVTGSSSKNGQFFLGPTNVIPRSILSKGCLRRLGSDVTQLPLSNDVNVSWSKRLSKGSCGQRRSKGRTSTSRSAMQKDIEMFRRLIEIPNEAYELPHKDPCQHCKAIRFPNEPPGFCCASGKIKMQLPKMPDELWNLYVNDMTTLGVEFRRRCRTYNNSLAFTSIKMTYDQALAKANKGVYTFKVQGIVRHYIHELTPKDGVPRHLQLYFYGTERELDNRVSQSEGLGRVIVSLLVNILTNNPYHNFFTNLQNKDDLDSYAIVLRANPKLDQRVYNFPVVDHVAAVWNEGVGTSMEQPRDIRVNLRSGGVRYVHYYYRCYDPLQYCLIFPYGEPGWYAGIPKTIDNIDLNLDPTEQDTEDHENNTVDPHMHEEADTLLVAEQNNLLRNFKALSCVAMREYYCYLFQIRTDDITNILRTGRVIQQFQIDTYVKIETQRLDFFRHNQSKFEMRAESYQGIVESITSNGVISAKSVGKRVLLPKTFTGGPRDLRCRYMNALALVAKFGRPDIFLTMTCNPKWVEIQSELFPVEKSHNRADLYARVFRAKNEELKKEIVKDSLFGVVAVYFYVIEFQKRGLPHVHWLIILQPRYKVTSTEAYDRFVSAEIPDLDLTPHLHSCVINHMMHGPCGELNPKNACMIGEKCKSYYPKEFKSNTEHRLDSYPDYKRRDDGKKVLVRGKWLDNRWVVPYNAYLLAKFDCHINVQVFFAANQSLPKIVDSDRANRTQLTEFFEMNKFVEVAALNLLYREFVEHFVWSLQTRRWTPRSRLGTIGRLVSVNITEVERFYLRLLLNHVRAPTSFEDLRTSNGVLFLSFCEAALDRGLLDSDNDVRHAIQEAATYQMPSALRKLFAIILVFNSPSDPKNMWIEFREALSADIIRDYLLDHAEGYRLSLRSIDSLLQMMGHGIDEYSVVDYIVGLTREEINSREFAAEINMPIAESDLGSVGHFNERQRFAYLKIMSSLASPIGSGFFIDGPGGTGKTFLYKAILATVRSTGDIALAVASYGVAASLLPNGRTAHSRFKIPLNLDESMSCSISKNTATANYCLVAKQLFLVEIFGKLYQLFEGVLVKR from the exons atggCAAAAAGAAGATGTGTGCTTTCAACGGAAG ATGGCTCAGACGGCTCTGTGACAACTTCAAGACGTTTATTGTTTAGTTTACCTACTCCATCAGCAACTGATATGGCTACGCCAATTATCTTTGGCCCTGAGTGTTCACATGCTCTAACTACTCAGTCGAGAAGTTTGCGAG ATAAGACttcgaaaaaaagaaagaggcgTGTTCTTATTGTTGACACTGGTGGGAGTGTTCCAATCTCACAAGTGACAG GCTCTTCTTCTAAAAATGGTCAATTTTTCCTTGGGCCAACAAATGTGATCCCTCGTTCCATATTGTCAAAAG GCTGCTTGCGCCGGTTGGGTTCCGATGTGACGCAACTGCCTTTGTCTAATGATGTTAATGTTTCATGGTCTAAACGTTTATCTAAAGGTTCTTGTGGACAGAGGCGCTCAAAAG GCCGCACATCAACTTCACGCTCGGCTATGCAAAAAGATATTGAGATGTTCAGAAGATTAATTGAAATACCCAATGAGGCTTATGAACTACCACATAAAGACCCTTGTCAGCATTGTAAAGCTATTCGATTCCCTAATGAACCTCCTGGCTTCTGTTGCGCGTCAGGTAAAATAAAGATGCAGTTGCCCAAAATGCCAGATGAGTTATGGAACCTCTATGTAAATGATATGACAACTTTGGGGGTCGAGTTCCGTCGGCGTTGCAGGACATATAATAATTCTTTGGCATTCACATCTATTAAGATGACTTATGATCAAGCTTTGGCTAAAGCTAACAAAGGGGTTTACACCTTCAAAGTGCAGGGTATTGTTCGGCATTATATCCATGAACTAACACCTAAGGATGGTGTTCCAAGGCATCTGCAGTTATATTTCTATGGCACTGAGAGAGAGTTGGATAATCGTGTATCTCAATCTGAAGGATTAGGCCGTGTTATAGTTTCATTGTTGGTGAACATCTTGACTAATAATCCATACCATAATTTCTTCACCAATTTGCAAAACAAAGATGACCTAGATAGTTATGCTATAGTGTTGCGTGCCAATCCTAAACTTGACCAACGTGTTTATAATTTTCCAGTAGTTGACCATGTTGCAGCAGTTTGGAATGAGGGTGTGGGAACATCTATGGAACAACCTCGTGATATTAGGGTCAACCTAAGATCAGGTGGTGTTCGCTACGTGCATTATTACTATAGATGCTATGATCCGCTTCAGTATTGTCTAATCTTTCCGTATGGCGAGCCGGGTTGGTATGCTGGAATACCCAAAACTATAGACAACATTGATTTGAATTTGGACCCAACTGAACAAGATACTGAAGATCATGAAAATAATACTGTTGATCCGCATATGCACGAAGAAGCTGACACCCTACTTGTTGCTGAGCAAAATA ATTTGTTGAGGAATTTCAAAGCTCTTTCATGTGTTGCTATGAGAGAATATTATTGCTATCTGTTCCAAATACGCACCGACGATATAACAAATATCCTTAGAACTGGTCGAGTAATTCAACAGTTTCAGATTGATACTTATGTTAAGATCGAGACACAAAGACTAGATTTTTTTCGCCATAATCAGTCTAAGTTTGAAATGAGGGCTGAATCGTATCAAGGGATAGTTGAGAGTATAACATCTAATGGTGTTATTAGCGCAAAATCTGTTGGTAAGCGTGTTCTTCTTCCTAAGACCTTTACAGGTGGCCCGCGTGATCTACGTTGTCGTTACATGAATGCGTTGGCACTTGTCGCAAAATTTGGACGCCCGGATATTTTTCTCACAATGACTTGTAATCCAAAGTGGGTGGAAATTCAAAGTGAGTTATTTCCTGTTGAGAAAAGTCATAATAGAGCTGATTTGTATGCAAGAGTTTTTAGGGCCAAAAATGAGGAactaaaaaaggaaattgtaAAAGACTCTTTGTTCGGGGTAGTTGCTGTTTATTTTTATGTGATTGAATTTCAAAAAAGAGGCCTTCCACATGTTCATTGGTTGATAATATTGCAACCACGATATAAGGTAACTTCAACTGAGGCCTATGATCGATTTGTATCAGCTGAGATTCCAGATCTTGACCTGACTCCGCATCTACATTCTTGTGTTATCAATCATATGATGCATGGGCCATGTGGTGAACTCAACCCAAAGAATGCATGCATGATAGGGGAAAAATGCAAAAGTTATTATCCAAAAGAGTTTAAGTCAAACACTGAACATCGGTTGGACTCATACCCCGACTACAAGCGTAGAGATGATGGAAAAAAGGTTTTGGTGCGTGGCAAGTGGTTGGATAACAGATGGGTGGTCCCTTATAATGCTTATTTGTTGGCAAAGTTTGATTGCCATATTAACGTCCAG GTATTCTTCGCGGCCAACCAATCTCTTCCGAAAATTGTAGATTCTGATCGTGCTAACAGGACACAACTTACAGAGTTTTTTGAGATGAATAAATTTGTTGAAGTTGCAGCACTAAATTTATTGTATCGGGAATTTGTTGAACATTTTGTATGGAGCTTACAAACTAGGAGGTGGACACCGCGCTCTAGGTTAGGGACAATCGGTAGACTTGTCTCGGTCAATATTACAGAAGTGGAGCGTTTTTATTTAAGGTTGTTGCTGAATCATGTTAGGGCTCCAACatcttttgaagatttgagaacATCAAATGGCGTATTGTTTTTGTCCTTTTGCGAGGCAGCTCTTGATAGAGGCTTGTTGGATTCTGACAACGATGTTAGGCATGCGATTCAGGAAGCTGCAACTTATCAAATGCCGTCTGCTCTGCGAAAATTATTTGCGATTATACTTGTTTTTAATTCCCCTTCTGATCCCAAAAATATGTGGATTGAATTTAGAGAAGCTTTATCTGCTGATATAATACGGGATTATCTGTTAGACCATGCAGAGGGTTATCGGTTATCTTTAAGGTCCATTGATTCTTTGTTGCAAATGATGGGTCATGGGATAGATGAGTACTCTGTGGTTGATTATATAGTTGGGTTGACTCGTGAAGAGATAAATAGTCGTGAGTTTGCAGCAGAAATTAATATGCCGATTGCAGAATCTGATTTAGGTTCGGTGGGTCATTTTAATGAAAGACAACGCTTTGCTTATCTTAAGATAATGTCCAGTCTTGCTTCACCAATTGGGTCAGGCTTTTTCATTGATGGTCCTGGTGGCACTGGAAAGACATTTTTATATAAGGCAATCTTGGCCACTGTTCGTTCAACTGGTGACATTGCTCTTGCAGTTGCTTCATATGGTGTTGCGGCTTCTTTGTTACCAAATGGTCGAACAGCTCATTCTAGATTTAAAATTCCGTTAAATTTAGATGAATCTATGTCATGCTCGATAAGCAAGAATACTGCGACGGCAAA TTATTGTTTGGTGGCAAAACAATTGTTCTTGGTGGAGATTTTCGGCAAACTATACCAATTGTTCGAAGGGGTTCTCGTGAAGAGATAG
- the LOC131016937 gene encoding uncharacterized protein LOC131016937 yields the protein MRAMEDLVFTDLLLRVGEGIEPNVRADYINLPEDMCLSYHGSDSPLDTLVNEIFPSFDAYSSGSSSLINTAILTPKNECMGEINESLIGKFPGNMVEYVSTDYANDPSQQQYYQDYMNAISVGSLPPHVLKLKVNCPVMLLRNLNPLEGLCNGTRLIVHDLGRHVIGAVIAVGTHSGEYVLIPRIPLELDDTHICPITFKRLQFPLRLCFAISINKSQGQTLDRVGVYLSHPVFSHGQVYVALSRVRTSSSIKFLIRPPVADMDSTCETRNVVYTEILHAAT from the coding sequence ATGCGGGCAATGGAGGATCTTGTTTTTACAGATTTGTTATTGAGGGTTGGTGAAGGCATAGAGCCAAATGTTCGTGCTGATTATATTAATCTTCCTGAAGATATGTGCCTTTCTTACCATGGTTCAGATTCGCCTCTTGACACACTGGTTAATGAAATATTTCCGTCGTTTGATGCATATTCTAGCGGTTCTTCGAGCCTTATAAATACCGCTATTTTAACTCCTAAAAATGAATGCATGGGAGAAATTAATGAATCATTGATTGGAAAATTCCCAGGCAATATGGTTGAATATGTTAGCACGGATTATGCAAACGATCCAAGCCAGCAACAATACTATCAAGATTATATGAATGCAATTAGTGTTGGTTCATTGCCACCACATGTTCTTAAATTAAAGGTTAACTGTCCAGTTATGTTACTTCGCAACTTAAATCCATTGGAGGGGTTGTGTAATGGAACACGTTTAATTGTGCATGATCTTGGTAGGCACGTGATCGGAGCCGTCATTGCTGTAGGGACTCATTCTGGTGAATATGTTTTAATCCCAAGGATTCCATTGGAGTTGGATGATACACACATATGTCCAATTACTTTTAAGAGGCTACAATTTCCGCTAAGATTGTGTTTTGCAATCAGCATCAACAAATCTCAAGGCCAAACATTGGATCGTGTCGGTGTTTATTTGTCTCATCCTGTTTTTTCACATGGACAGGTATATGTTGCTTTATCAAGGGTCAGAACatcaagttcaataaaattcttAATTCGACCGCCAGTTGCTGATATGGATTCAACATGTGAAACAAGAAATGTTGTGTACACTGAAATTTTGCATGCGGCGACATGA
- the LOC131016972 gene encoding replication factor A protein 1-like: MEERLIPMNEILPGTKEWKCKVRVIKKQEPKQANNNPNKFQKLILGDGLGHTLDAVIFHDNIDRFKHVLQEGNVYMVKGAYVSDPKQYRNPIMTCNYQCTFRKDTSVNEEPNDSIPAGGLSFRTTPSCEFHKFLSTKTLIS; encoded by the exons ATGGAAGAGCGTTTGATTCCAATGAATGAGATTCTCCCAGGAACGAAGGAATGGAAATGCAAGGTGAGAGTGATCAAGAAGCAAGAACCTAAGCAAGCTAACAATAATCCTAATAAATTTCAGAAATTAATCTTGGGTGATGGCTTG gGCCACACTCTTGATGCCGTGATATTCCATGATAATATAGATAGGTTCAAACATGTGCTTCAAGAGGGTAATGTTTACATGGTGAAAGGAGCCTATGTTTCTGATCCAAAGCAATACAGGAATCCAATTATGACATGTAATTACCAATGCACGTTCAGAAAAGATACTTCGGTGAATGAAGAACCAAATGATTCGATACCTGCTGGTGGACTAAGTTTTAGAACAACTCCAAGTTGCGAGTTCCACAAATTCCTCTCAACAAAGACATTGATCAGTTAA
- the LOC131018143 gene encoding uncharacterized protein LOC131018143 has protein sequence MDFLRQRLCNIVLLLKIKSRIFKDICTFTADAIEILQDDGAIPSEKISIEPEVHLEQRLLKSATRQLVFHDSLDNDKVIRAKIAAKAKGKGKVSQESHIEHIKDTIGSSFKDSLSSDDDKPISEIFRGKKKICSIVLSEDSSNDSLNCVVESVERGNIGKIKRRFVSKRKKVVHLDLSEDSDDVDTPENFDDAHLDMPLSDELVGRATDCKLVEDSHMESCLPLAGTLYHEEKQDLVAKTSKKTKITQAKDKQVAKAKKANKMKSNILKDKIQSISDSSHQLSEVVIEHNKG, from the exons ATGGATTTTCTTAGGCAACGCCTATGCAATATTGTCTTACTCTTAAAGATAAAAAGTCGAATATTTAAAGATATTTGTACTTTCACTGCGGATGCTATTGAGATTTTACAAGATGATGGTGCAATACCATCTGAGAAAATTAGCATTGAACCTGAAGTTCATCTGGAGCAAa GGCTGCTAAAAAGTGCGACGAGACAATTGGTTTTTCATGATTCATTAG ATAATGATAAAGTCATTCGAGCAAAGATTGCTGCCAAAGCTAAAGGCAAGGGGAAAGTGTCCCAAGAAAGCCATATTGAACATATCAAAG ATACAATTGGAAGCTCATTTAAAGATAGTCTTTCTTCTGATGATGATAAACCAATATCAG AAATCTTCAGGGGTAAAAAGAAAATTTGCTCTATTGTTTTGTCTGAAGATTCAAGCAATGATAGTCTGAATTGTGTAGTGGAATCGGTTGAAAGAG GTAACATTGGGAAAATCAAAAGAAGATTTGTTAGCAAAAGGAAAAAAGTTGTGCACTTAGATCTTTCTGAAGATTCAG ATGATGTTGATACACCTGAGAATTTTGATGATGCACATTTGGATATGCCTCTATCAG ATGAATTAGTGGGGAGAGCAACTGATTGCAAACTTGTTGAAGATTCTCATATGGAGTCATGTCTACCTTTGGCAG GCACACTATACCATGAGGAGAAACAGGACCTTGTGGCAAAAACATCAAAGAAGACTAAAATAACTCAAGCTAAGGACAAACAAGTAGCTAAGG CAAAGAAGGCGAACAAAATGAAGTCTAATATCTTAAAAGACAAGATACAAAGCATATCTGATTCATCCCACCAACTTAGCGAAGTGGTTATTGAGCATAATAAAGGTTAG
- the LOC131016912 gene encoding F-box/kelch-repeat protein At3g23880-like: MEIESSNQIHLPKEIIEEILPRLPVKSLLRFRCVSKSWGSLIVSKIFVKKHHQNSMNNPSFPQQRVIIQKNSDEWPMQCSLMSILSGPTNTIPLSPLADPTNTTVTGYEIRGCCNGLLCIRNDENIQLWNPSTRISKKLPEIYNVDFIDQLGFGWVESIDEYKVFVIVDDSNSIVGKVYSSKTKAWKTIELFSDFVHHWPLVVFVGGKLYWKNGLEKVINFLDLKSEVFGRIELPFDQEVYGFVGVLGGFLCVLCFNYQIRGYRVWVMKESWEKVVTLSHLLELLQPPLVKGLNGDILVNCGSILGVYNCRDNVFRDLSYCSCYQVTRISCHKDCVGLFSHDAYVESLVSPEDL, encoded by the coding sequence ATGGAGATCGAAAGCAGTAATCAGATCCATCTTCCGAAAGAAATCATCGAAGAAATACTGCCAAGATTGCCGGTGAAATCGCTGTTGAGATTCAGGTGCGTTTCAAAATCATGGGGCTCTTTAATTGTCAGCAAAATATTCGTAAAAAAACACCACCAAAATTCGATGAACAACCCTTCTTTTCCCCAACAAAGGGTCATTATACAGAAGAATTCGGATGAATGGCCTATGCAATGTTCTCTGATGTCGATTTTGAGCGGACCAACAAATACTATCCCTTTATCTCCTTTAGCTGATCCAACGAATACTACAGTGACGGGATATGAAATTAGAGGGTGCTGTAATGGGCTGCTCTGCATTCGCAATGATGAAAATATTCAGTTGTGGAACCCATCCACTAGAATCTCCAAAAAACTGCCAGAAATTTATAATGTCGACTTTATTGATCAACTGGGATTCGGTTGGGTTGAATCGATTGATGAGTACAAGGTGTTTGTGATTGTGGATGATTCTAACTCCATCGTTGGTAAAGTTTATAGTTCAAAGACAAAAGCATGGAAAACAATTGAGCTCTTCTCTGATTTTGTTCACCATTGGCCATTGGTGGTGTTTGTAGGTGGGAAGCTTTACTGGAAGAACGGACTTGAAAAAGTTATTAATTTCTTGGACTTGAAGAGTGAGGTGTTTGGAAGGATTGAGCTTCCCTTTGATCAAGAGGTGTATGGCTTTGTGGGTGTGCTTGGTGGTTTCCTTTGTGTGCTATGTTTTAATTATCAAATTAGAGGCTATCGAGTTTGGGTTATGAAGGAGTCTTGGGAGAAAGTGGTGACTCTTTCTCATCTTCTTGAGCTTCTTCAACCACCATTGGTGAAAGGTCTAAATGGAGACATTTTGGTAAATTGTGGATCCATTTTGGGGGTATACAATTGTCGGGATAACGTGTTCCGTGACCTCAGCTATTGTTCCTGTTATCAGGTTACTAGGATCAGCTGCCACAAGGATTGTGTCGGTTTATTTTCACATGATGCCTATGTTGAAAGTTTAGTCTCGCCAGAAGATTTATGA